One stretch of Synechococcus sp. UW179A DNA includes these proteins:
- a CDS encoding efflux RND transporter periplasmic adaptor subunit, translating to MGSQKSQSPAGATPESLRALTRLSGLKRRRRRLIGVGVASVLVAASGVIWSRGPGSDRSRQLSEYTVAAERGSLPGVITASGELEAIRRVNVSPTNSGLVEALYVDEGDVVTKGQVLARMDAGDLNARMGEFAALERQAKADYEAKRAEYLRNRQLVDVGAISESDLDSFRAAFISSKEALTAARERIEQRNVEGSDLLIRAPFSGVITERFAEPGSFVTPTTAASTNAGATSSSLVELSEGMEAAAKVPESDIGRIRIGQDATVRVDAFPDQLFPARVRDIAPRSLKTDNVTSFEVELTLIDPPPTLRFGMTADVNFQTGRTSANTLVPTVAIVTEKGQSGVLLVGKDDEPTFQPVQLGASSGDKSAILSGVKPGTRVFIDLPPWAKQRD from the coding sequence ATGGGCAGCCAAAAAAGCCAGTCCCCTGCTGGGGCCACACCCGAATCCCTGCGTGCGCTTACCCGCCTCAGTGGTCTGAAACGCAGGCGGCGTCGCTTAATCGGTGTCGGTGTTGCCAGCGTCCTGGTGGCGGCAAGTGGAGTCATCTGGAGCCGAGGTCCAGGGTCCGATCGTTCGCGTCAGTTGAGTGAGTACACCGTGGCGGCGGAACGGGGTTCTCTTCCCGGCGTGATCACGGCCAGTGGAGAGCTGGAAGCCATCCGACGGGTAAACGTGAGCCCAACGAATAGTGGTTTGGTGGAAGCGCTTTACGTCGATGAAGGCGATGTCGTGACAAAAGGTCAGGTTCTAGCCCGTATGGACGCTGGTGATCTCAATGCCCGAATGGGTGAATTTGCCGCACTCGAGCGGCAAGCCAAGGCGGACTATGAAGCCAAGCGGGCTGAATACTTACGCAACCGGCAGCTAGTGGATGTTGGTGCCATCAGCGAATCAGACCTGGATAGCTTCCGAGCTGCCTTCATCAGCAGCAAGGAAGCTCTGACCGCCGCTCGCGAGCGCATTGAACAACGCAACGTTGAAGGCAGTGACCTGCTGATTCGGGCTCCTTTCAGCGGAGTGATTACAGAACGCTTCGCCGAACCTGGATCCTTTGTCACCCCCACCACAGCGGCTTCAACCAATGCTGGCGCCACAAGCTCATCACTTGTTGAGCTGTCCGAGGGCATGGAAGCTGCGGCCAAGGTGCCTGAGAGCGACATCGGCCGTATTCGTATTGGTCAGGATGCCACGGTTCGCGTGGATGCCTTCCCTGATCAGCTCTTCCCTGCAAGGGTGCGCGACATCGCCCCGCGTTCGCTCAAAACCGACAACGTGACCTCGTTCGAAGTGGAACTCACGCTGATTGATCCGCCACCGACCCTGCGCTTCGGCATGACCGCGGATGTGAATTTCCAGACCGGACGCACCAGCGCGAACACGCTGGTGCCAACAGTGGCAATCGTGACTGAAAAAGGACAGTCAGGCGTTCTGCTGGTTGGCAAAGACGATGAGCCCACCTTCCAGCCTGTGCAGCTCGGTGCCAGCAGCGGCGACAAGAGTGCCATTCTCTCCGGTGTGAAGCCCGGCACACGCGTGTTCATTGACCTGCCGCCCTGGGCGAAACAGCGCGACTGA